GAAGATGCACAAAATATGTTTGATAATTGGGCGAGTGATTATGAAAATATAATATTTTTAACTTGGCCAAAACATGAAAGTGTAGAAGTAACAAAAAACGTAATAGAGAGATGGTTAAAAGAATATGAAGATAATGCTTTTAAGTGGGCAATAACTCTTAAAGAAAATATTAGTGAGGTAATAGGTGATATTAGCGTTGTGAGATTAGATGAAACATTAAATTCATGCTCTATAGGTTATGTATTATCAAAAAAATATTGGAATTTAGGGTATGTAAGTGAGGCATTAAAGTCAGTAATAGAATATTTAATTAAAGAAGCTAATTTTAATAGAATAGAAGCAATACATGCTATAGATAATATTGCATCAGGTAAAGTGATGAAAAAAGCAGGCATGAAATTTGAAGGTATTTTGAGACAATCGGCTAAGAGTAATAATGGTATATCAGATGTAGCAGTTTACTCAATTCTTAAAGAAGAATATTAATAAATTTCATATTATTATTAATGATAAAAATAAGATAATATAGCAAAAAAATATTTTTTTAGCTCATGAAAAAAGAAATTTAAATAAGGAATAGTTTAAACTTTCATTTTAGAGGTGTTAAAGATAAAATTATAATAAAAAATTTTAAAATAGGAGAGTGAAATGAAATCAGAATTTAAAGTAGGAATTTTAGAATATGTATTACTTAGATTGTTTATAATAATTGTAAGTACTATAACGTTTGGACTTGCAACACCATGGTTGCTTGTATCAACATATAGGTGGGAGGCAGAAAATACATATATTAACGGTAAACAATTGTATTTTGATGGAACAGCAATACAGCTTTTTGGTAAATGGATATTGTGGTTATTTTTAACTATAATTACATTTGGATTATATGGTTTTATACTTTCATTAAAATTAAAACAATGGGTTGTCAGTCATACATTTATTATGGAAGAATATAAAAAATAAAACAAAGGGGATGTTCCGAAATAAACAGTTCTAAATAACCAAAAAAGCCAGCAAAAAAAACTGGCTTTTTTCTTTTTACATCTACAATACATAAATTATATATATCAATACATTTAAAATGTATATACCAAAAATATTGACAAAAATGCAAAAATGGAATATACTCATAATCAAATAAAAATTGATTGTGAGGAAGAAATATGAGAAATACTTTAAAATTTATCTTAAAAAGAATATTTACGGGTTTACTTACACTGTGGTTAGTAATTACAATAACATTTTTTCTTTTACATAAATTACCAGGAGATCCATTTGATAGTGAAAAAGCTATACCTCCTAAAATAAAAGAAAACTTAATGCAAATGTATGATTTAGATAAACCACTAAGTGTACAATATGCTAAATACTTAAAGAATATTTCTAAAGGTGATTTAGGAATATCAATGAAAGAAAGAGGAAGAACAGTTAATTCAATAATTAAAAGATCTTTCCCAGTATCAGCTGATTTAGGGATAAGAGCAGTACTGTTTGGATTAGTATTTGGTATACCTTTAGGAATAGCTGCAGCACTTAAGAGAGGAAAGAAAATGGATCACTTCTCTATGATAATAGCAGTTATAGGAATATCAGTGCCTAGCTTTGTAATAGCTGGAATACTTCAGTTATATGCTGTAGAAATACATAAAGGGATTTTAATAGATAAATTAGGTCTTCCTCTAGTTAAAATACTTCTAACGGGTTGGGACATGCCTTCTAAGAAAATACTCCCAGTGATAGCATTAGGTTTTTTCTCAGTAGCAGAGGTAGCAAGACTTATGAGAAGTAAAATGATAGAAATAATGGAACAAGATTATATTAAACTTGCAATTGCAAAAGGAGTTTCACCTATTAATGTAGTTTTAAAACATGCTTTAAGAAATGCAATATTACCAATAATTACAGTAATATTTCCTTCAATAGCAGCAATATTAACAGGATCATTTATTATTGAAACAATGTTTTCTATAGGTGGACTTGGTAAATATTATATAGGCTCAATAATTGATAGAGATTATACCATGGTATTAGGAGTAACAGTATTTTATTCGGCATTTTTAATACTAATGATGATAGTTATGGATGTGGCATATGCCATTGTAGATCCAAAAATTAAATTAGGGAAGGGGAATAAATAATGAAAAATCTTTATGGAGCAAATTATGATAGAGAAAATTTTAAAGCAAATCCAGAGGATTTTGTTTATGTAGGGCCTGATAATAAGAAAAATGAAAGTATAAATAAACCTAGTTTAACTTATTGGAAAGATTCTTGGAGAAGATTTAAAAAAAATAAACTTGCTGTTTTTTTCTTAGGTGTTTTAGTTATTTATCTTTTTTTAGCTATATTTGGACAGGTTTTAGTAAAATATACTTATTATGAACAAAATAGTTCGGATAGATTTTTAGGAATAATGCAAGGATTTGTTAAAGGACATTATTTAGGAACAGATTCATTAGGAAGAGATTTATTTTCAAGAATTTCACAAGGTATAAGAGTTTCAATGGAACTTTCAATTATAGTTGCAGCTATATGTGTTGTACTTGGAACTGTATATGGAGCAACAGCGGCTTATTTTGGGGGTAAAATAGATAGTATAATGGTAAGGACTGTTGAAGTAATATTATCTATACCTTCTATGATATATATAATTTTATTAATGGTTGTATTAGGTAATAGTGTCAAAACAATAATTATTGCACTTTGTGCTACAAGATGGCTTGGATATGCTTTACTTGTTAGAGGAGAAGTATTAAAAATTAAAGAAAATGAATATGTATTGGCATCAAAAGCATTAGGAGCTAACTTTTGGTGGATAATTAGAAAACATTTGATTCCAAATACCTTAAGTATAATTATAGTAAGACTTACTATGGATATACCATCAATAATATTTTCTGAAGCATTCTTAAGTTTTATAGGTTTAGGAGTACCTATACCTCAAGCATCACTTGGGAACTTAGTAGCTGATGGTTTTAAAGAAATAAATACACATGTGTACTTATTCTTAATACCAGCTTTAGTAATATCATTAATTACTTTATCATTTAATATTATAGGTGATGCAATGAGTGATGCATTGAATCCAAAACTTAGAGATTAGGAGAAGGTTATTATGAGTTTATTAGAAGTAAAAAATTTAAGTGTTTCTTTTAATACTTATGCAGGGGAAGTAAAAGCATTAAGAGATATTAGTTTTACTGTAGATAGAGGTGAAACTCTTGCTATAGTTGGAGAATCAGGAAGTGGGAAATCAGTTACAGTACAAAGTATAATGAAATTAATACCTACTCCTCCCGGGGAATATAAAAATGGTGAAATAATATTTGATGGAGTAGATTTACTGAAATTAAATGAAAAAGAAATGAGAAAATATAGAGGTGGAAGAATAGGGATGATATTCCAAGATCCTATGACATCACTTAATCCAGTAATTAAAATTGGACATCAAATTATGGAAGGAATATTAATACATAAAAAAGTTAGTAAACAAGAAGCTAAAAAACTTGCAATTGAAATGTTAGATAAGGTAGGAATACCTAAACCGGAAGAAAGATTTGAACAATATCCTCATCAATTTTCTGGAGGAATGAGACAAAGAGTAGTTATAGCAATAGCACTTGCATGTGAACCAGATTTATTAATATGTGATGAACCAACTACAGCACTTGATGTAACTATACAGGCACAAATATTAGAATTAATAAATAAATTGAAAAAAGAATTAAATATAGGTGTAATATTGATAACACATGATTTAGGAGTTGTTGCAGAAACTTCAGATAGAGTAATAGTAATGTATGCAGGAGAAAAAATGGAAGAAGCTCCAGTAAAAACAATTTTTAAAGATCCTAGACATCCCTATACTTGGGGATTGTTAAAATCATTACCAAGACTTGATATGGATTCTAATGAAGCTTTATTTTCAATACCAGGAACTCCACCAGATTTATTAGATCCACCAAAAGGAGATCCGTTTGCAGCAAGATCAGAATTTTCTATGAAAATAGATTATGAGAAAAAACCTCCTTTAGTAGATTTAGGAAATGGGCATTATGTTAAATCATGGATATACGTAGATGGAGCACCAGATATGAAATTTAATCCAGATGGAACAATTACAATAACTCCAGTAGAAGGAGAAGCATATGTAGTAGATACTATTAAGAGTAAAAGTGGTGTAAAATTTGCAAATATCACAGGAAGTGAGGAAAAGAAATGATAGTAATTAAACATTTAAAAAAATATTTTCCACTTTCTAAAACAGAAGTATTAAAAGCAGTGGATGATGTTAGTTTGGATATTAAAAAAGGAGAAATATTATCATTAGTAGGAGAATCTGGGAGTGGTAAGACAACTTTTGGAAGAACTATAGCTAGATTATATGATAAAACTTATGGAAAAGTTTTTATAGATGATAGAGAAATATCAGAATATTCAAATTTAGAATTTACTAAAAAGGTATAAATGATATTTCAAGATCCTCAGGCTTCACTTAATCCAAGAATGACAGTAGGAGAAATAATATCTGAGGGTATGATAATACATAATATGTATAAAACTAAAGGAGAACTTCAAGAAAAAATATATGAATTATTAGAACTTGTAGGTCTTGCAAGAGAGCATGCAAATAGATTCCCACACGAATTTAGTGGAGGACAAAGACAAAGAATAGGTATAGCAAGAGCATTAGCAGTAGAACCAGAAATATTAATATGTGATGAGCCAATTTCAGCTTTAGATGTATCTATACAAGCACAAATAGTAAATTTGCTTAAAGATTTACAAAGAAAGAAGAACTTAACTATGATATTTATAGCTCATGATTTATCAATGGTTAAATATATATCAGATAGAGTGGCAGTAATGTTTAGAGGTAAAATAGTAGAACTTGGATATCCAGATGAAGTATATAATAATCCAGTTCATATTTATACTAAATCATTAATATCTGCAGTACCTATACCTGATCCCGAATTTGTTAAAGGAGAAAAAATTGAAATGGATGAAAGCTATTTAAAATCTCCTATAGGAACTTATGATGAAATAGGTAAAATAGTGGAAAATTCCGGATTAATTGAATATAGAAAAGAACATTATGTTGAAAAAGATTTTTTAAAAATAAAATAGAGGTGATATGAAATGAAAAGGATTTTATTTGTTTTTATGATGATAATTGCAATATTTAGTTGTGGTGCAAGTGATGGAGGAACTTCTGAAAATAAAGATGGAAAAGTTATTACTTATAATGCAATAGCAGAAGGTATATCTTTTGACCCTCAAATTCTTACTGATGGGAATACTATGACTATACATGGATTAGTAAGTGAGGGATTAACATATACTAAACCTAGTGGAGAAGTAATACCTGCACTTGCTGAAAGTTGGGAAATAAGTGAGGATGGACTTACTTGGACGTTTAAGTTAAGAGATGGAATTAAATGGTCTAATGGAGAGGCAATAACTGCTGATGATTTTGTTTTTGGTTGGCAAAGAGCATTAGATCCAAATACTGCATCTGAATACGCATATATTCTATTTCCAATAAAAAATGCAGAAAAATTTTCTACAGGAGAAGTTAGTTTTGATGAGGTAGGAATTAAAGCTTTAGATGAAAAGACATTAGAAGTAAAACTTGAAAATGTTACGCCATATTTTGATTCTTTAGTTTCATTTATTACTTATATGCCAGCTAATAGAAAATTTGTTGAAGAAAAAGGTTCAGATTATGGATTAGAAGCAGATGCGCTGCTTTATTCAGGACCATATAAGGTTGTATCTTGGGATCATAATACACAACTTGAGCTTGAAAGAAATGAGCATTATTATAATCCAGAATCAAGAAAAGTTGATAGATTTGTTATTAAATATATTGCAGATAGTACTGCTGCATTAAATGCATTTAAAAATGGTGAAATTGATATAGTTTCAATTACTACTGAACAATTGCAAGAGTTTAAAGATGATGCAAGATTTAGAAAAGATGGACTTGCTAGAACATTTTATTTAGCCTTTAATTTAGAAAATGAGATATTTAAAAATCAAAAAATTAGAGAAGCATTTTCACTTGCAGTAGATAGAGAAGGTTTGATTGAAACAGTGTTTAATGGTGCTAAAGAAGCAAGCTATAATTTTACACCTAAAAATGTAGGGATGATAGGAATTAAAGAAGATTTTGTTAAAGAATTAGGAAATACTTTTCAAAAATTTGATGCAGAAAAAGCTAAACATTTATTTGAAGAAGGTAAAAAAGAATTAGGTATAGCAGAGTTTCCTACTATTACATTCCTTGCAGATGAAAGAGGGTCAAATAAAAAAATAGTTGAAAAAATACAAGAAGATTTAAGAGTTAATTTAGGTGTAGAATTAAATGTAGAAATAGTTACATTTAAAGAAAGATTAAATAGAACAAAAGCAAGAGGATTTGATTTATTACTTACTGGTTGGGGAGCAGATTATCAAGATCCTATGACATTCTTAGACTTATTAATGTCAAAAAGTGGAAATAATGCACCACATTATTATTCTAATGAATATGATACATTAATAGCGAATGCTTTAAAAACTACTAATAGAGAAGAAAGAATGAAATATTTATTTGAAGCAGAGAGATTACTTGCTAAAGATGTACCGATAATACCATTATATCAAGAAACTCAACTTCATTTAGTTAATGAAGAAGTTAAGGGATTAGAAATTGGTTCATTTGGAATAGATTTACATTTTTATAATATAGATAGATGATAATAAAAATAAAAAGAACATGTTCTTTAGGTTCATGTTCTTTTTATTATATATTACCAAATAAAATCTAATCCCAATCTTAAAAGATAATTTGAATAATTTTTTTGATTTAGTTTATATATAAAATCTGATTTTAAAGCTAAATTATTAGAAGGTTTAATTGATAAACCAAAATCAAGACTAGCTTTATAATTGTCATAATATAAATTATCTATTTTTTCATTATTTTTACTTAAAGATATATTTGAAAAATTACGTATGAAATTTCCTTTTAAGGAAGTATCAATATATTTACTATTTAAATTTATACCTGTTTCATAAAATACTGTAAATGGGGAAATATTTTTAACAACATCTACACTATCATATATTTTAGTAATATTTTCTTTTAACATAGGAGAATATGTAAATCCTATTGTATTTGAATATATGATATTTAACTTATCATTTATTTTAAATTCTTTATTATATGAAGCATTTAATTTAGTCTTTAAAAAATCAGCATAATCTAAATTTTTATTATCTTTTATTATTCTAACTTTATTATATCCAATAGCTCCATTTAATTCAAAATTATTGTATCTATAACCTATCTTAGTTAATATAGAATCTGAAATAATATTATTATCTTCAGAAATAACTTTATCATTTAAAAGTATTTGGCTATTGATTGATGAACTAAGATTACTATAATTTAATCCTAGAGCTAATTTGCCTTGTTTAAAATCATTTACAATTTCTAAATCACTTTCAAAACCATGAGCGATTAAATGATTTTTATATTCTGTATCTCCAAATTTAATAAAATGATTGTCTTCTTTTTTGTATTTTAAAGTATTCATTGAAAAACTATTTTTAAATTTAAGTTTACTAAATATACTGTTTAAAGAATTTAATTCATTTAATGTATATAAAGAATTTAAAGTTTTAGGTGTTAATTTAGATAATAACTCAATATTATTACCTTCTCTTATTGAATATATACCATAAAGTGTTTCATAATCTTTTTCTAAATTTAATATATTTACCTCTTTATTTGATTTACCTACAAGTAGTTTTTCACCATTTTCTTTTATACTCTTAACAATATTTGAATTTAAATTTAAATGTATATTTACATCATTTGTTGAATCTTCTATTTCAAGAAGTTTTTTATTCATTTCATTTAATGTTATATTAAATTTTCCTTCTTCAATAGTTGTATATTTTTCTATTTTTAGATTCTTATCTACTAAAATTATTTCTGATGCATTTTCTAAATTTTTAATATATGTATTATCATCTAGAGTAATAGAAGCATCTTTTGAAAGATGTATACTAGTATCAATTTTATTAGAATCTTTATTTCCATTTATTGTTAAATTTCCTTCTTCAATCTGAATATTTTTAATACCTTCTAAATTGTTAGGTGTAAATGATACATTTCCATTACCTGTTTTTATTAATTTATTATTATTTAAAGTGTTTTCAAATACTTGATTATCAAATTCTAAATTATTTTCACTATTTAAGTTAATATTTCCTCCAGATATTATATATTTAGATATTTTAGGTATATTATCTATATTTAAGTTAATATCTCCATTAATAGACTCTATAGTACCTGTAAAATCAATTATACCATTAGATATATTTAAAGGAGTTTTATTAATATTTGATAAGGTTTTATTTCCAATTATTTTATTATTTAATATACCATTATCAATATTAATATTTAAATTAGCTTCTTTTAGATTAAAAGTTCCTAAAAATTCAGAAATATCTTTATTTATTTCAAATACTTTATTTTCATTAAGTAGTGTTAATTTAGAGCTTTCTATTCCTTTAATAGTAGAATTTAAGATAGGGTTGTTTTCATTTACCTTAATTTCTAATTCGTTATTTAATATTAAATCACCATTATTTTTTAAATTAGATGAATCTATAGTTAATTTAGCTCCTTTATGTTCTAAATTACCATTTCCTGCAATTAAAGAAGTAATTTCGGTATCATTTTCTAAGTCAAAAGTTAGTTTAGAATTATTGTTTATTTCATATTTACCGTTATTAACTAAAATATTATTTCTTAGCGATAATTCTCCATTTTCTACTAATACATTCTTTAAGTTATTTATATTTTCATTATTTTCTATATGTAATTTAAAGTTTCCATTTTTTATCATCTTTGATTCATTTAAGTTATCATTTATAACATCTATTTTTAAATTATCGATATCAAGATTTTTTTCTGAATCTAGGATTAAATTTTTATCATTATTTAAAGTTATTGTCGCATTTGTTTTTATTGCTTTTTCACCATCTAATTTTAAATTACCATGTAAAGCTACTACTTTACCATTAAATTCACTTATATCTTTTAGAGTTAATGTTGTTGAATTGGAATTTTTTAATTCTTTTGTTCCTATTATTTTATTTTCAACTATTTCATTTTCTAAATCTAAATTTAAATTTGCTTCTTTTAAATTAAAGGTCCCTTTAAATTTTGATATATCTTTATTTATTTCAAGTGTGTTATTTTCATTTAATAATGTTAATTTAGATTCTTTTAGACCTTTTAAATTACCTTTTAATATTGTTTTTTCATCTTGAGTATTATTTACATTTAATTCTAACTCATTATTTAATATTATGTCACCACTATTTTGTAATTTATTTGATGATATTATTAATTTAGCTCCTTTATGTTCTAGATTACCATCTCCACTTATTAGTGATTTTATTTCTTTTTCTTCTGTGATATCAAACGTTAATTTCGCATTTGTATTTATTTCATATTTACTTTTTTCATCATTTTCTAATACGTCTTTTCTTAATGATAATTCTCCACTTTCTACTAATACATTTTTTAATCCATGAATATTTTCACTATTTTCTATATGTATTTTAGCATTTCCTCTTTTTATTATTTTTGATAATTTTTCATCATCTGTCTTATCTATTACATTAACTTTTAGCGCTTTTTCTACATTTATATCTTCATTACTTATTAGTGTTAAGTCTTTGTCATTTATTAAATTGAAGTTAGCTTCTGTATTTATTCCATTTACTCCAGATAAAATGATTCCTCCATTTTCTGCTTTTAATTCTCCATTAAATTCTGATATATTTTTAAATATTATATCTTTTTCAGATTGATTAGTAAATTTACCATTACCTATTATTTTATATGATATAGTTCTATCTTCTTCATTTTCATCATCTATTTGAAAAATATGTTCTTTATTTTTTTTATCTTTACCTGTAACTTCTAGTGTTCCTTTAAAGTCTTTAAAATTAGATGTTATTTTAAAATTAGATCTATTAGTTATAGTATATTTTCCATTTTCAGTTCTAAGTAAAATTTTACCATTTCCACTTATATTAGAATCTATTATGAAACTTCTACCGTGTAAAGAATTATTCTCAAAATTTAATGTAGAATTTTCATCTATTAAAAGTGGATTATTGAAGTTAGCTCCTCCGCCTCCACCATTAAAATCTGTATCATTAAATAAACCATTTTTTATTGTAGAAAATCCAAATACTTCAACTAGAGCATGATTTTTATTATTTCTATCTGAAAGTTCACTTCTATAATCTCTAAGCATTAACATTGAGTTAGCAAGAGTAAGTTTGCTAATGGCTTCATTTAAAACTTTATTTTTTTCTCCAACTAAATATGCGTTAGAGGAAACTAAAGTAACCGACCCTTTTTTATTTTCTGTTTTAGTAACTTCTCCAAATTTCATAGTTTGATTATTGATTCTTAAATTATGCTCACCGATATTAAGTTTTTTATATGTTACGATTTCTTTTGGTTTTGGTCTATGTCCTGTTATTTCAATATCACTTTTTAATGTTAATTCTTTTATAGTTGTATTTCCAGTACTAGATTTGTTAATTTTAATACTAGCATTATCTGCAATTATATGAGATGATATTTCATTTGTTGTTGCCTCTAATTTAGTTTTAGGGTTTAAAATTACTTCAGTATCTCTTAAAGCATCGATATCTTTATATATTAAAGTTCCTTCTTCTATTGATAATTTATTGAAATTATTTTCAGAATTAGTAAATTCTATGCTATTTGAACCTGTTTTTATTACATCTAAATTTGTATTTTTTTCTAATTCTGTACCATTTCCTATTATTTTATTATTTACAGTTGTCTTATCATTTGCAACTATTTTTAATATTGAAAGATGATTATTCTTATTTGTTATAGTTCCATATTTATCTGTATCCCCTATTTTTAAAGTTAAATCATGACCGTTTAAATCAAGATTTCCACCACTTTTTATATTAAATATATTTTCTGTTCCTAAAGAATTTTCAGCATAAAGTTTTAAAGTAATTGAACCTTCATCTTTACCATCTTTATTACCCATAATAGTAACATTGCCTTTATATTCTGAATTAGAACTTTTAATTGCAATTTCTCCTCCATCTAAGTATTGAGCATCGACTGTTAAATTTTTTTCTAATTTAAAATTAACATTTAATATTCCGTCTCCAGAAAGTCTATATTCATTATTTCCAGTATTTAATGAAGTAAGAGTGATGTTATCTTCACCTTTTTTTGTCCCTATGTAAGTTTTGTTTTCAGAAACGTTATTATTATCAGAAGAATTTATGAAAAGAACACCCTCTGAATTTTCTTTTAGTAATGATTTGTTATCAAATGCAGTATATGAACCATAACCTAAATTTATTAATTTTTTAGAACTTGTTTTTTCTTTTATTTCTAAATCAACACCTTTATTGATTTTTATATTAAAATTATTATCTTCAGCTATTTTAGAAATTATAACTTTACCTTTATTAATTCCATCCCCTATATTTACATCGGTAATATGATTACTTAAATCAAGCCCTTTTAGAGTAATAGTTCCATTATCTCCACCAAGATTTAATTTAGTAATAGAATTATCTATAGCTAGATTATCAGAACCTAAATTAATATTTTTACTTGAACCTAAAAATAAAGTGCTATATTCAGCATATTTAGAATCTATAGTAGCTACATCATTACCTAAACTTAAAACACCATTAGATTTTTTATCTATTTTAGGTAGTATATTAGATAAAGTTGAAATATTATCAACTTCTAATATAGAGTTGTTTTCTAATTTGAAATTTAAATTTTTTAAGCTATTATCAGTATTTATTTTGACTTTACCATTTTTAATATCTAAGTTACCATTTACATTATTTTCTTCATTACTTGTAATATCAAGAAGACCACTTCCAGTTTTTTCTGCTTTAACATATCCTTTTATTTTAGAATCTATAATTACTGTATGGTTATTTTCAGTATTTATTGTAAAATTATTTACATTAGGAGTAGTATTGTTTTTAAAATTTATTTCATTTTTTAAAGTTATTTTATTTATATCTTTTTCACTAGGTGCATTTTCATAAGGAGATTTTATATCTTCTAATACAGTTCCGAGTGCACTTATATTTAAAGTAGCTCCATTTTCTATATTTATTTTACTATCTACTTCTACAGCTCTATTAATTTCTAATTTAGATTTAACATTTATTTCATTAGATTTAAATTTAGATTTTGAATATTCATCTTTTCCTACGATATTATCAAATCCATGAACTATAACATCACCACCGATACTTACAGTACCCTTTTCAATATCTAGATTTCCTTTTATGTCACTATTTCCTCTTAAATGCCATTTACTATCATTATTATTAGGATTGTATATTATATCTAAATTATCAGTAAATCCACCAAGATAGGTTCTCTCTTCATTATCTACTGGGTTAAATGTAAATGTTGATTTAGTATTGTTACTATTTGTTATAGTTGCCCCATTATCTACGTGGTATATATCGTTAAAAGAAATATTTTGAGAATTTAAATCAAGACTTCCACCTCTTAAACCAAAATATATATTATTTTCGTTAAGTTGATTTTCTTTCATTAATTTTACAATTGCACCTTGTGCAACTCTGATATTTTTTGCTGCATATCCTCCAGAATTATTTAATAGTAAAGTCCCATTTCCTCCTATATTAATATCCCCTTCATTTTGAGTACTTCCCTCTATTTTTAATGTTCCTTCTCCTATTTTTCTTACAATATTTCCTTTTGATATATTTGCTTTATATGTTAAAGTAGCATTTTTATCTATAACAATACCTGCTGTTTTTAATGTTCCACTTCCTTGTATAGTTGCATCCTTTTTAAAGTCTAATCTTGCAATTGAAATATCATTATTTCCTTCAAGATTTATCGTTATATCTTGTTTGTCAAATGTTTGATTTTTAATTTTATAAAAAGCTTCATTGATATTTAAAGTATCAGTTGTTATACGATGTTTCATTATTGTATTTTTAAAGTCACTATTATCAAAACTTCTATTTTCAGTTCCAACTTTTAATATATTATTATTAAAAGTAACGCTATCTACATCTGTTATAGATTTATCTGTTATACCTTCTTTAAATTTTTCTATATGTTGTACTCCGTTTAAAAGTATACTACCTTTTATTCTTAAACCTTTTTCATTAGAATAAATACCAGCTGAATTATTAGCTATGGCTTTCCATTTTTTTTCATTTTTATCCCACCAAAACACAGGAGACCCACTATCTCCGCCCATAGTACCTATGTCTATTGGAGTTTTAGGATTTATTTCTAAAAAAATATCTAATACATTTTCAACTTTATTTCTTTCATATTTATTATTTATCTTATTTAGTCCACCTGCGACTCTAAAATCATCTGCAGCTTTAATATATTCACCATTTTCTGTGAAAACACTATTAGATCCAAATCCAACTCTGGCTATTAAATCTTCTCTATTTACTTTATTTTTATAATCATCATAGTTTAATGTATTATAAGTTATAGCATCATGATTTATTTTATCAAGTCTAACAAAACT
This sequence is a window from Streptobacillus canis. Protein-coding genes within it:
- a CDS encoding S6 family peptidase, with the translated sequence MKNYKLKLLLLATLLGELGFSGLARHDINWSDYEDFGMNNGKYVKGRTGIIVYKKDGSISGVIDNPMPNFDGVPNGTGGGGAGMWDDPQILTTVTHIVNPRGKRADLGFNFLGRHMRKDVNLYKNYKNNISKNKVNDEVIKFSETSRTKHHIDVGGDFSFVRLDKINHDAITYNTLNYDDYKNKVNREDLIARVGFGSNSVFTENGEYIKAADDFRVAGGLNKINNKYERNKVENVLDIFLEINPKTPIDIGTMGGDSGSPVFWWDKNEKKWKAIANNSAGIYSNEKGLRIKGSILLNGVQHIEKFKEGITDKSITDVDSVTFNNNILKVGTENRSFDNSDFKNTIMKHRITTDTLNINEAFYKIKNQTFDKQDITINLEGNNDISIARLDFKKDATIQGSGTLKTAGIVIDKNATLTYKANISKGNIVRKIGEGTLKIEGSTQNEGDINIGGNGTLLLNNSGGYAAKNIRVAQGAIVKLMKENQLNENNIYFGLRGGSLDLNSQNISFNDIYHVDNGATITNSNNTKSTFTFNPVDNEERTYLGGFTDNLDIIYNPNNNDSKWHLRGNSDIKGNLDIEKGTVSIGGDVIVHGFDNIVGKDEYSKSKFKSNEINVKSKLEINRAVEVDSKINIENGATLNISALGTVLEDIKSPYENAPSEKDINKITLKNEINFKNNTTPNVNNFTINTENNHTVIIDSKIKGYVKAEKTGSGLLDITSNEENNVNGNLDIKNGKVKINTDNSLKNLNFKLENNSILEVDNISTLSNILPKIDKKSNGVLSLGNDVATIDSKYAEYSTLFLGSSKNINLGSDNLAIDNSITKLNLGGDNGTITLKGLDLSNHITDVNIGDGINKGKVIISKIAEDNNFNIKINKGVDLEIKEKTSSKKLINLGYGSYTAFDNKSLLKENSEGVLFINSSDNNNVSENKTYIGTKKGEDNITLTSLNTGNNEYRLSGDGILNVNFKLEKNLTVDAQYLDGGEIAIKSSNSEYKGNVTIMGNKDGKDEGSITLKLYAENSLGTENIFNIKSGGNLDLNGHDLTLKIGDTDKYGTITNKNNHLSILKIVANDKTTVNNKIIGNGTELEKNTNLDVIKTGSNSIEFTNSENNFNKLSIEEGTLIYKDIDALRDTEVILNPKTKLEATTNEISSHIIADNASIKINKSSTGNTTIKELTLKSDIEITGHRPKPKEIVTYKKLNIGEHNLRINNQTMKFGEVTKTENKKGSVTLVSSNAYLVGEKNKVLNEAISKLTLANSMLMLRDYRSELSDRNNKNHALVEVFGFSTIKNGLFNDTDFNGGGGGANFNNPLLIDENSTLNFENNSLHGRSFIIDSNISGNGKILLRTENGKYTITNRSNFKITSNFKDFKGTLEVTGKDKKNKEHIFQIDDENEEDRTISYKIIGNGKFTNQSEKDIIFKNISEFNGELKAENGGIILSGVNGINTEANFNLINDKDLTLISNEDINVEKALKVNVIDKTDDEKLSKIIKRGNAKIHIENSENIHGLKNVLVESGELSLRKDVLENDEKSKYEINTNAKLTFDITEEKEIKSLISGDGNLEHKGAKLIISSNKLQNSGDIILNNELELNVNNTQDEKTILKGNLKGLKESKLTLLNENNTLEINKDISKFKGTFNLKEANLNLDLENEIVENKIIGTKELKNSNSTTLTLKDISEFNGKVVALHGNLKLDGEKAIKTNATITLNNDKNLILDSEKNLDIDNLKIDVINDNLNESKMIKNGNFKLHIENNENINNLKNVLVENGELSLRNNILVNNGKYEINNNSKLTFDLENDTEITSLIAGNGNLEHKGAKLTIDSSNLKNNGDLILNNELEIKVNENNPILNSTIKGIESSKLTLLNENKVFEINKDISEFLGTFNLKEANLNINIDNGILNNKIIGNKTLSNINKTPLNISNGIIDFTGTIESINGDINLNIDNIPKISKYIISGGNINLNSENNLEFDNQVFENTLNNNKLIKTGNGNVSFTPNNLEGIKNIQIEEGNLTINGNKDSNKIDTSIHLSKDASITLDDNTYIKNLENASEIILVDKNLKIEKYTTIEEGKFNITLNEMNKKLLEIEDSTNDVNIHLNLNSNIVKSIKENGEKLLVGKSNKEVNILNLEKDYETLYGIYSIREGNNIELLSKLTPKTLNSLYTLNELNSLNSIFSKLKFKNSFSMNTLKYKKEDNHFIKFGDTEYKNHLIAHGFESDLEIVNDFKQGKLALGLNYSNLSSSINSQILLNDKVISEDNNIISDSILTKIGYRYNNFELNGAIGYNKVRIIKDNKNLDYADFLKTKLNASYNKEFKINDKLNIIYSNTIGFTYSPMLKENITKIYDSVDVVKNISPFTVFYETGINLNSKYIDTSLKGNFIRNFSNISLSKNNEKIDNLYYDNYKASLDFGLSIKPSNNLALKSDFIYKLNQKNYSNYLLRLGLDFIW